The Polyangiaceae bacterium genomic interval CATCATCCGGCATGGTGCGAAGATGCTGCATGTCATGAGCGCCGCGACCGTTCCGAAGGTGACGGTCGTCGTGCGCAAAGCGTATGGCGCGGGGTACTACGTGATGTGCGGACGTGCGTACGAGCCGGATCTCATCGTCGGATGGCCGACCGCGGAAATCAGCGTGATGGGACCGGAAGGAATGCTTGGCATCGCCGCACGAAAACTTTTTGGTGACGCTGCTCCGCCTCCAGAAGTCAAGCAGCAAATCATCGACATGATCCAGCGCAATATCGACGTCACCAAGGTCGCGGGCTGGGGTCTCATCGATGACATCATCGACCCGCGCGACACGCGTCGTGCGATCGCGTGGGGGCTCGAGCTTGCCAGGCACAAGCGCATCGAACGGCCTTACAAGAAACACGGTATCATTCCCGTCTGAGTGTTCGTCGTCGGGCGGTAAACTGCTTGGAGTCTTGCGGCAGGTCAAAAGAATGTCGTGTGGGCGCGGCTCCATGCTACGCTGGCTGGGGTGCGCGTAATGGGGCGCCATTCGATCGGAAGATTGACTTTGTGTGAACGCTCCATTGTTCTGCGGCTCTGACACGGGCTGACCACGAGGAAAAAATGAACAACGACCAAAAGTTGCTGGTTCAAAAGACATTCGAGATGGTGGCTCCCATCGCGGAAGTCGCAGCCGGGTTGTTTTACGGCCGGCTCTTCGAGGTCGATCCGTCCCTGAAGCCCCTGTTTCGCGGGGATCTGAAAGACCAGGGCAAGAAACTCATGTCGACGCTCAAAGTCGCCGTGCAATCGCTCGATCGCCTCGAAGCGCTCGTGCCCGTCGTGCAGGCGCTTGGACGGCGACATCTCGCATACGGCGTTCGAGACGAACACTACGACACCGTTGGAGCGGCTCTTATGTGGACGCTCCAAAAAGGCCTCGGCGACGCGTTTACCCCTGAAGCGAAAGAGGCGTGGGAGACCGTCTTCGGCATCCTCGCCAAGGTCATGAAAGACGCGGCGAACGAAGTTGCACCTCTGTCGCTTCGCACGCCCATGTCGCGTCGCCCGTCGGCGCATGTATCAGCCACCAAGCGTCCGAACTTCCGTCCTCCCATAGCGCGTCCCTCGGGACCTCCAGGATCGCGCATGCCAAGCTCGATGCATTCGTCGATGTATCCCGGCTCCGCCGCGCCTTCATCGAAGGGCGGTAGCGGATCGGTTCCTCCTCAGCGCGTTCCCATCATCAGCTAACGAACGGTTACATCCACGCGTTCGACGAGCACGTTTTTGTCATTCGTTGCTACTCCAACGTTTCGTGGTGCGTTCGAGACAAACCTATTGCTGCCTCGAGCACATGGTTCACGTCTCGCGCAGGACATCCGAGAAGCCCTGCGATTTTGCCACGATGGATGGGCGCGTTCTCGTCCAGGATCGATGAGAACACACGCTCGGCAACATCCGCTCGCACCGCCCGAGGTCCGAACACCGGATACCCCATGGCTGCATGAAAACGCTCGTTCACGCCGCGTTTTACCGGGAAGGAAACGCTCGATGCACGCGGTATGGCCGGCGCATCCTTGGCATCCGCGAAGGCTCGCACCAGCGCCGCTCGCTGCACCAGCGCATGACCTCGCACGAGCGCCGGTACGAAAATGACCGTTCGGCCCAAGACGACCCCGACCGATGAAAGTTTGTCTCGGTCATCCGCCGTCAGTTGTGCCAGTTGCTCCTGAGCGTCTCTCGCAAGAGTCGTCCCGAGCCCCTCTTCGAGTCGATACAGAATTCCGCGAGCCGCGCCACTCAATTCGTCCGACTTGCATAGGCGTAAAGGCATGAGCAAATAAACGACCAAATCTCGGGCGAATGCCAATAAACGCCTCGAAATCCGCGACCGCGTCCCTGCGCCAAGCTCGTTCATGCCCACGAGGCGCACGTCTGGCAAAAGCAAGCTCGTTCCTCGCGCCAGCGCGCCAAGCACGCGCCCGTCCTCGAAAACGATCCGACCCTCGGGATCCAGCGATAGTTGCGTGTGATTGGCCTCGACGACCGCCTCGACCCATGACGTATCGGCGCTTGTTGGGGCATTTTTAACAGCAATCGAAGCTTTCCAATTTTCGAGCTTTTCGTACGGCTTGGAAATACGTTCTTTTGACCCTGCCTTGTTGGCCGGTTCAATGCGTATCGAATGATGCCGTCCTTTCCGCCCTTTCTCGACGAATCGTTGCACGAGCCGCTCGTGCAATGCGTCGCTCAGACGATCCTCGATGGCCGCAGTTCGAGCTTGCCAATCGGCCGCATGTTTTATCCACGTGTCCCGATGCGATACGTAGGTCCACGTGCGAATCGATTGAATGCGCGAAATCAACGTGTCGATGTCACCCGACGGATCATCGATGGCCGCGACGCGTTCCGACATCCATTGTTCGTCGATCGTCCCGCGTGCGCTTGCAAGATGCTGGTACAATTCGGCGAGCAGCGCGACGTGGGATTCGAGCAGCAGTTTGCGATAGTCGGGGATGCAGCACACGTCCCATAAAAGCTTTACTGCTTCTTTTCCGACGGCGCGTGATCGAATCCATGGATCACGCGCAAGTCGTTCGAGCGCCAGCGAATCATCCGCATGCGACTGCAGCAGCAGCGCACGGTGCGTGGGCGTTTGCCTCAGCGACGCGGACAAACCATCGATGGAACCGAGGTCGAGATCGCTGCTTCGCCACATGAGTTTTCCCACGGCGGGAAAACGATGCGCTTCCACGGCGGCCGCA includes:
- a CDS encoding hemin receptor, encoding MNNDQKLLVQKTFEMVAPIAEVAAGLFYGRLFEVDPSLKPLFRGDLKDQGKKLMSTLKVAVQSLDRLEALVPVVQALGRRHLAYGVRDEHYDTVGAALMWTLQKGLGDAFTPEAKEAWETVFGILAKVMKDAANEVAPLSLRTPMSRRPSAHVSATKRPNFRPPIARPSGPPGSRMPSSMHSSMYPGSAAPSSKGGSGSVPPQRVPIIS
- a CDS encoding helicase produces the protein MVGALVTAVLGPTNTGKTHRAIERMLEHESGMIGLPLRLLAREVYDKVTARIGEARVALVTGEEKRIPRRPDYWICTTEAMPKEREVDFVAVDEIQLAAHSQRGHVFTERLLEMRGKRETWFLGAASMKPMVSGLLPAAKIAEHPRLSKLAFTGSDKLTHLPVRSAIVAFSMQDVYEVAERLRAQRGGAAVVLGALSPRTRNAQVAMFQAGDVDYIVATDAIGMGLNLDVKHVAFASMRKFDGREARELDPSEIGQIAGRAGRYTTDGSFGTLAPLSIPPGLAAAVEAHRFPAVGKLMWRSSDLDLGSIDGLSASLRQTPTHRALLLQSHADDSLALERLARDPWIRSRAVGKEAVKLLWDVCCIPDYRKLLLESHVALLAELYQHLASARGTIDEQWMSERVAAIDDPSGDIDTLISRIQSIRTWTYVSHRDTWIKHAADWQARTAAIEDRLSDALHERLVQRFVEKGRKGRHHSIRIEPANKAGSKERISKPYEKLENWKASIAVKNAPTSADTSWVEAVVEANHTQLSLDPEGRIVFEDGRVLGALARGTSLLLPDVRLVGMNELGAGTRSRISRRLLAFARDLVVYLLMPLRLCKSDELSGAARGILYRLEEGLGTTLARDAQEQLAQLTADDRDKLSSVGVVLGRTVIFVPALVRGHALVQRAALVRAFADAKDAPAIPRASSVSFPVKRGVNERFHAAMGYPVFGPRAVRADVAERVFSSILDENAPIHRGKIAGLLGCPARDVNHVLEAAIGLSRTHHETLE